In Runella sp. SP2, the genomic window TTGTAACTTACCTGCTTTTTTGATTGCTTGGGTGGTAACTTCCGTCTTAGTAAAAGGTATTAAAGAAGCTTCAGGTGCCAACAACATCATTGTAGCCATCAAAACCACTGCGGTTATCTTCGTTATTGTAGTAGGGGCTTTTTACGTGGATCCTACCAATTGGACTCCCTTCATCCCTGAGCGTGTAATCGACGACGCTGGACAAGGTCACTATGGTTTACAAGGTGTAGTAACCGCTGCCAGTATTATTTTCTTTGCTTACATTGGTTTTGATGCCGTTTCCACTTCAGCTGGTGAGGCTAAAAACCCCACTAAAGACGTCCCATTTGCGATTATTGCTTCATTGGTTATTTGTACCATTCTTTATATCTTGGTTTCGTTGGTACTCACAGGAATGGTTAAATTTGACCAACTTGACTTGAAAGCACCTGTGGCACAAGCTTTTGCTGATAATGGCATTACATGGGCGGTATATATCATTACGATAGCAGCTTTAGCGGGTTTAACTTCAGTAATGCTCGTGATGATGTATTCTCAAACCCGTATCTTCTTGGGTATGGCGAAAGACGGCTTATTGCCTAAAAGCTTCTTTGCGGCCATACACCCTACTTTTAAAACCCCTTGGAAAAGTACTATCTTAGTGGGATTTGTAGTTTCTTGTGTAGCAGCATTTACTCCCATTGACAAAGTATCAGAATTAACTAGTTCAGGTACTCTTTTGGCCTTTGCAATGATTTGTGGAGCGGTTTGGTTGTTGCGCGTACGTGAACCAAACATCGAACGTCCGTATAAAGCTCCTGCTTTACCAGTCATTGCGACACTTGGTATTTTGACAAACCTGTACTTGATGTATAACTTACGTTCTGATACAATCATCGCTTTCTTTGTTTGGGGAGCCTTGGGGGTAGTGATTTACTTTTTATATAGTCGTAAGACGAGTAATTTGAATCAAGAATAACTTCTGATAAGCGCATAAAAAAAGTGGATAAGGTTTGAACCTATCCACTTTTTTTATGCCTAATAAAACCGATTTTTTATCTTCCCAACGGAATTGAAAATCCTGCCAAGGCCGTGAAGCTTTGATTGTGAACGGGCACTTGTACTATCGGAGTATCATATACCCGCGTAAAACCACGTTGGTAACGACCTTCTATAAAAAGTTTGGCACCTCCCAAATCAAAGCTTAATCCTACGCCTCCTGCTCCGCCTACTTCAAAGCGGTTGAAACCACCCAAACCGATGCTCGTGCGGTTGGGCTGCGTGCGGAAAAGAATCAAATCGGCGCGGCTTACAATTTTACCGTCGGCAAGATAGCTAAACGTAGGCCCTGCTACCACGTAAGGTTTTACCCGATTGCCTGCATCTCCAAACTCGTACTGCAACAACAACGGCGCTTGAATGTACGTAAGGCGCTGCTTGAGCGACCCACCTAAAGGAAGATTCACACCTACCAAATCCAACAAATCATTGGAAGAAATACCAGCCCCGCTTTGGGTATAGGCTATTTCGGGACGGAACGACAAACCGCCTGAGATGGGTACTTGTAAAAATACACCGCCGTTTCCGCTCACGATATAATTAAGATTCCCTGTAAAGTTTTCAACGAAACCGCCGTTTCCTGTGGTTTTGGCCAACGATGCTCCGCCACGCGCCCCAATAGACACTTGCGCTTGGGTGGTCACGGCGAGGAAGATCAATCCTACGATAAAAGCAACATTTGAACGAATAAAAGCGAAATTTTTCATGGCACTGAAGATGGTTTTGTAAACGATTATTTCTTGATTAACGACCTTTGGACGCTCCGTATTTTGGCAAGTAACGGCGCGCGTCGTTAATGATTGTTAACGATTACAAATCCGAATTCCCGCCTGAAAACCGAGCCAATTGGTTAAATCAAGGCCATCGCGCAAAGTGGTGACTGGAAGTGGCTGATACAGACGCGATAAGTCGGCCTTGATGTAACCAGGCTCCGCCGTGAGTGCCGTCCACGTACCCGCCGCAAACAATGCCAGCTGTCGCGACAATTTTTTTTCCAATCCCAAGCTCAACCGATAGAACATTCCGTTTGACGAATCAAATCGGTTGGTAGCTTCCATTATTTTGTTGGCGGTTAGGTCCAAGTTTCCTGCCCAACCACGACCAAAATACACCGAACTTCCGATGCCATAGCCAAAAGTATAGAGAGGTTTGTCGGCCATGCCAAAGCTACCGCCTAGTGTCACGATGTTATAAAAACCACGTACGCCCGTTTTGAAGGTTAGGTTCGCGTAGTTAAGTTCGTCGCTGCTGATTTCAAAACGACGGTAGCCATTGCGGCGAACGTAGCTAAAAAGTCCAATCGGAATTGCCCCTGAGGAGTCGGCATAGTTGAATAAGCCTAATTGGAGTCCTTTTTCGTGAATACCCGCATAGTTGAAATACGGACTGATTTGCACCCCTTTCAAGCGGCGAAGGGCCACGTTTCCAAAGCCGCTGAGTTGCATACCACGGGTATTTCCGAGCACGACGTTGGCAAAACCGCTTACTTGAGCCCCTTGTAAACTTCCAAGTGTCACGCTGGCAAAGCCTGCCGTTTGGAGGCCGTTGCTAAAACTACGTCCCGTTAAGTTGGCAAAACCTGCCACCTGAATCCCGCTGTGGTGCCCGCCCGTTAGGTTGGCAAAACCTGAAAACTGCATACCTTCAAAATTTCTTAAAACGGCATTGCCAAAACCCGAAAATTGTAAGCCAAAGACATTGCGCCCAACGAGGTTGACAAAACCCGAAAACTGAGCGCCGTGCACATCCCAACGCACCAAATTGGCCAGCCCTCCAAACTCCAAGGCATTGACTCCCAACGAATAACCCGCTATCACATTGAACGACAACGCATTAATAACGTGCCCGCTCAATACGTGGTTGGTTCCAATAAACGGCAAAAACGACACTTGAAAGGGACGGTAGAGCGTATCGTCCACGTTTTTGATGTGAACGGCTTGCTTGGCCGTGGTAAAAGCATCCACGAATGTTTCTTGGACTTTATCTAAACTCAATTCGCGTTTTTTGGCAGGAACATCGTTGGTATCTGCCGAAGCCACCAACACTGGCATCGAAGCCACGGGAACTTTTACTTTGAAGGTATCTTTTCGCGCTACTGTTGTCGAGGGAAGTGTTTGGGGACGAATAGGTTCGGTTTTTCCGTCGATTTTGGTATGAATCAATCCAATATCTAATGACAGTTGGTTATTAATGGGCATACTTGTCCCGAGGTATTTTTCTTTCCGCACCTCCAAGCGAGGGTTGGGCAACGCTGCTGGTAATTTCAACCGATAATAGCCCATCGAATTAGACACGGCAGAAACCAACGTTCGTTTTTCGTAAATACTCGCTTGGGCAATGCGTTCGCCCGTTTCTTGGTCAAAAATATATCCGTTGATAAATACCTCTTTCGGAGGCTCGTTGGTGGGGGTAACTTTCTGAAGAATGACGTGGTTGCGGCGCTCTTTGTAGGTAGCTGTTCCTTTAAAAATCTCGTCCAGTACTTGGCGCACGGCCTTGCCCGACGCGTTTAAAGACACGCGGCGATTGACGTCAAAATCGCTGGGATTGTACGAAAAACTAAACCCGTTTTTGTCCCCAATTAGTTTGAGCGTTTCTTCTAATCGTTCGTTGGCAACGCGTACCGTAACGGGTTTATCTAATACCGATTTTTGGGCAAAACAGAAAAGAGTAACGAGACAAAACCCAATGGTTTGTAAGCAAATTTTCATGGCTGTTAGTTGGTAAACAGTTGATTGTGAAGTACATTATTCACATCCGCTTCCATCCAGTAAGATGGAATTCCCGCGCCGAACGACCCGTAGGTTCAGGGTTTCGGCAATGACGGAGAGCGTGGTATCTAAACTTTCTTTTTCAAAACGCGCCGTCAACAGGCAGTTTTCTAACCGACGACTACTGAGACGAATATCAGCATGGTAGCCTTCGCGCAGCGACGCAACGACGTCGCTCAAGTTGGTTTTTTCAAACACAAAAACCCGCGTTCGGTAGGCCATTTCGTTGAAATTCAACGCGGGTAATTTGACGATGGTATCGGCTTCAGAAGTAGCAGCAGCTTCGTCTTTCACCAAAACTACTTTCTGTTTTGGGGTCGAAAACTGCACTTTTCCGCTTGTAACTGCGACTCGGACGTGGTTGTCGTACGCCTTTACGTTGAAAGATGTCCCCAATACCCGTACTTCCGTACCGTTGGCATTGATGATAAAAGGCCGCGTTTCGTCGCGTTTGACGTCAAAATACGCCTCTCCTTTCAGCGTGACCGTACGCGTTTCATCGTTAAAATCGGCGGCAGCGGTCAGCGTAGAATTTTCGTTTAAGAACACCTTTGTTCCGTCAGGCAAGGTCTGCTCAAGCGTATTTTTTTTGGTCTTCACCACAGCGATTTCAGCTTTTTCTATCGGGGTCATCCAACGATACCCCAGCCAGCCTAAACCGAGCACGACCAGCACACTTGCTGCTACGCGCCATGCGGCAAAAGAGGACTTTCGCAACGGCAACACTTTTGGCTCAACTTGCTCATTCTTAGCAGTTATTCGCTTGTTTACCTTACTCCAAGCAGCCTCTACGTCCACCTCCATGGCGGGAGGGCCTACCTGCGTCGAAGCCTCCCACACCCGCTCAAAACGCGCCAATTCCTGCGCATGGTCAGCCGACTGGGCCAGCCATGCTTTTACCTGCGCTTGTTCGTCGGGGGTGGTAGTTCCCGCCACGTACCGCGCCAGTAAATCGTCCGAAATGGGTTCGTTTGCACTCATGGGTAAATTTTTGTCATGCACTCTATTCTTGTAAACTTCACAGATTTTTGGTCAACCAATAGACAATCGCTACCACAGGCAGGAAGTCTGCCAATTCGGTGCGTAATATTTTGAGCGCTTTTCCAATCTGATTTTCGACGGTCTTGACCGACAAGCCCAATTGATCCGCGATTTCTTGGTAACGCAATTCTTCAAAACGACTTAACTTAAAAATCACCCGACATTGTTCGGGCAACTTCCCAATCGCTTTAGCAAGTTCGCTTTCGAGTTCGTTTTTATACACCGTCTGACTCACCGATTCGTACGCTTCTTCTTGCGAATAAAGCGTGTATTGCTGATGTTCGTCGCGCACTTTTTGGTGTTTGATGCGGTTGAGGCAATGATTATGCACCGCCCGATATAAATACGACTTGAGCGACTGCGTAATTTCCAATTCCGCCCGTTTTTCCCAAATACCCACAAACACGTTTTGAACAATCTCTTCCGATTCTTCTTCATCGCGCAAAATCGACCGCCCGTAGGTGCATAGCCCTCCGTAGTATTTCCGAAACACTTGTTCGAAAACCCGTTCGTCGCCTTCCCTGATGGCTATAAGTATTTGTGTGTCCGACAATTGCACGTAATAGGATTCCCTTCGTTTTGTCGCAAAAGTACGATTTTGCGGCCAACGTACCGTTTCTTTTTGTGACGAGTTGTCGAAAACGATGGATAAAGCACTCATTTGCTCCTATGACAACTCAGTGATTGCCTTCCCCCTATGAGTCGAAGAAATATTTTTAAAAAGAATGTTATATTTGGTAAAAAATGGCAAAGGAAGGTTCAGAAAGCTTACTACACCCGAAGATTTTTTAAATCCATAAAAACCGTGTCAAATCTATGAACATCCGTGTTCTATTATCGACGATTTTAGCACACTGATGAAACAGATTGAACTGATTTACACGGATAAAATAAAAATCTTCGGGTTCAATAAAATTGGTCTTAACATGTATAAAATAAGGTGGGATAATGCAACCTATTTTACAAAGACGATTTTTTGACCTCAAACGTGAATGTTTTGCTACCTGAAACACCTTTGTCGGTCAGGCCCTGTACCACAACTCGGTACGTACCTATTTGGTCTGAAGTATAAAAGTTGAGGGTTTGTTTGTTGCTAGTTGTCATTACCTGCGGATTCCAGTACAGGTGGTTACGAAAATCGGGAACACGACTTTTAAGCTGCTCGGCTGCATCGTAACGCGGTGCATAAAACTCCCGCTTTCCCTGCACACCTTCGTACGAAAGCACCAACGCGCGTGGGTCGATGGGAAAACCAGCCAAATCACCTTTGTAAGTAGAATAACTCACAATGCCTGGAAACGAGAGTGGCCCAAGGTAGTAAAGTCCGTCAATCACCTGTAACGTTTTGATTTTGAGCGGGTCAAAAGTCAACACTTTGTCGGTATCAAACATCGGAACGCCGTCCACCATCACAAGCGGCTCTTCCTCAAACGGAACATTTGACTGTAATTTGTCATACACCCTATAAATAAACTTACCTTGTCGGCGGCGCACAGCCACTCCTGGTACATATTCCCGCATGACCTCTTCCAACGTAGGAAAGCGCGTGTAGGCATCTAATTGGTATTTTTCATCAGGTTTTCCAAAAAAGGCCAACGTATCAGCCTCGGTAGTCATCATTTGTTGGGCCGATTTGGGCAAAAACGAATTACGGGTTTGCATGTTGATACTGCGGGTCAGCAAATCGTTTTTCCACGAAGCATCAAAATGGAATTTAGGCAATACATACGAAGACGTCTTGTCGGAATATGGGCTGTTGATTTCGATGCGATAGGTGCTGTCTTTGCGGGTATTGGTCTGAACAATGACCTCTTTTGCCCCCAAAAAATGCTTTAATTCAAACAAAATACGCCCCAAAGAATCACTCGTCGAAACAAACAACTGAGGACGTTTGCTTGGAGCGGCCAAATAAGTATCAATGTCAGGAACGGCCGTTCCCGTTTTGGCATCCACCACTTTTCCCGTAATAAAATGCCCCGTCATTTCGGGAGGAAAGGCAAATTTTGGCTTGGTATGCCTAACGTCATCCCAAGTAAAACGTCGCCAACCGTGGGTCAGCATCAGGTTATCCAACGCCACCTCATCATCGTTTTGATAATAATAATGGGGCGATTCAACATTCCCTTTGAGGTCGGAACTTAACCCTAAATAGCTGTCGATAAACACAGGCGAAGGTGCGGGCAGCGAATCCACCAAAAAAACCGATACCGACAAATCGGCGGCGGTCGCGGCAGCGCCTATCTGCGTTCCAAGGTCTAGTTCTACTTTTTCGCGAACGTTGTACTGGCTTTTGCCCGCTTGGACCGAAACCGTCAATGACTCTTTTGGACGCTTAAAATACAAACGTTCAGCAACTGGTGTTTGATTATTATCAAAAATTGTCAAAGTCGAAGTGCCATCACCAAGCACGTTTTTGTTGAGGCTAAAACGCGCCTGACCGTTTTGGAAGGTAGCCTGAGCGGCATGTTTAGCGATTCCTTTGGTATGTGCCAGCAAAGATACAGCTCCTTCTTTCCCTTGAGCTCGAACAATAACATCAAGCGTATTGGCCGTTGACTCGCTCACTTGCATGGCATACCCTTGCGCCAACACATCAGGGAGTTTATAAACAAACCATTGTTTCTGAGCATCTTGCAACAAAACACGATACGACTGCCCTGTTTCTGGCGTAAACCCAAAAGTACCTATGCCAAATTTATGCGGTTCAAAACGAGCGATTGTGTCGTTTTGTTGATTGACAACCCGTCCCCGAAATGCGATTCCTTTTCCATCTTCGCCCACAGCCCTAAACGCCACTTTGCTTTCGAGCCCTTGCACCAATTGGCCACCTTCGGGAAATAACTGCAAATCGTAAGGTGTTGTTGCTTTTGCCGTGGTGGGAGCGGCGGCTGGTTTGCTAAATGGGTTCGCGATGGTGATGGGGCTTTGGAAATAAAACTCTGAGCTAAAATTTCTCATCCATTGTGTATAACCGCGCACTAGGTAGTTGCCGCTGGCCAAAAACGGCGGAATAAACACCGAACCCGACCCTTTACCACCGTCGAGGGTGATTTTGGTTTGTAACACAGGATTTTGGTCTTTGTCCAACACCTCCAAATAAGCCACTTTGCTCATGTCCAATGGCGTATGTAAGGCCGCATCGACACAATGCGCCTTAAACCAAATCATTTCACCCACCAAATACAACGGTCGGTCGAGGTGAAAGAAAAGTTTTTCTTGCGGTACTTGCTGACGGTAATTGGTCAGTTGCTGCGTCGGGTTTTGGGCCACTCCTGCGGCTACCCCAAGCAAAAAAGTAAAATATAGCGTTGGTAGAAAACGGAATTTCATAGCATAAGGAGGGTTATTACCAAAAACTAGGACGAACAAGCGTACCACCTTGGGTTCGGCAATCGGCACATTCGGAAGTACCAACAATATAATCAGGGAAGCGGGCACCTTCTGGGTAGTATTGGCTCACAATAATATCTGTCCATTTGAGGGCATCTGCCAAACTAAGGGTATCCGAAGGCGGGCAGAAAACTGGGAAGCCGAGTGACACAGGGACAAAGAAACGTTTTTCTTGGGGTGAAACGGCACTAAAATGTCCAAACACCAATTCTTGAGGATTGCTCGTATTTTTGATATTTCCTGTCACTTGCGACGGCTGTGGATCAAAAAGACTTCCTGTTTTTTCTGTCGTCTTTGAAAGTGAATTCCAGTACGCAAATCCATCTTCCGTCAACCCGATTTGTTTTACCAAAATGCTATATCTCACTCGGAGTTTGTTGGAAACGGCCGAGATGGTTGTTACAGGAAAATCACTGATAATGTCCTGCGATAGTTTAGCAGTGGATGCCAACAAGATATTTGAAGGGCGGGCCGTTTGCCAACAAACATTGATCAGCGAAGTACGATCTACGATGGCTTTATTCTTAATTTCATAGACCGATATCAAAGGGGCATGATACTCCCAAGTTTCTTCAAAACGCCAACGGTAATAGCGGGTTTTGTTGAGGGGGTCGTGGGTATTGACCAACACCTGAACCGAGCTCCTATCAGAAGCAACTTTATAAGTTATGCTATCAATCGGGGGCGTTTGTTTTACCTCTACATACTCCGATAGGTACTCCTTATTGGTGGTGGTTTTGATACGAACCCGAAACTGCTCCGAAGGGTTAACTTTTTGAGCTGGAAGCCGATATAATCCCTTCCCAATTTCGGTAAAGGTATAAGTAGTTCCTTTATTTCCCTCCACAGTCACCCGTGCTCTTAACTCCGTTCCAAAAGTGTTTTTATTGGAAACAACTTGGGTGTAAGTCAGCATAATGCTACTGCTGTCGATTCCGTTGGTATTAAAAAAGCCATCAACAACCAAAAAGCGATTGGCCGACGAAACCTCAGGAGGTGAAAAAGGCACTACGCAGCCTTCAAGTACCAAAAGCCCCGTCATGATAACGATAAACAAAAGTATTTTTTTCATATAATTAGTGTGAAAATGAAGAGGCTAGAACCTGAAGTTGTACGTAATGGTAGGAATAGGTCGCCCAAAAATTGACAGCATATAACCTTGAATGATGCCGTTTTGAGAACGGAAATATACCGACGAAGGGTTCTTTCTACCTAGCAAATTGTAAATCGCAAAAGTCCACGAACTATGCGCTAACTTTTTGACTTTGTGGTTGCCTTCTACGTTCATCGAAAAATCCACCCGATAATAATCAGGGATTCGGTATTGGTTTCGTTCGGCATAATAAATACGCTGGACACCTTCTAATATGTATTTTCCAATAGGCGGCGTGTAAGGCCGTCCGCTGCTGTAGGTAAAATTGAACGACAAACTAAAACGGTGTGAGAACTTATAGTTGCTGACGAGCGTAAAATCGTGGGGCTTATCGTAGTTACTTGGATAATAGTCCCCGTTGTTAGGTGCTTCTGGCGACGTGCGGTCGTCGGCCCGAAGTAAAGTACGGGCGTAGGTATAACTCACCCAGCCGTTGAGTTTTCCCGTCAATTTTTTGGCCATCAACTCCACTCCGTAGGCTTTCCCCGTTGTCGAAATGACTGCCGCTTCGATGTGGTGGTTCATAATCAATGAGTCTCCGCCTTTGTAATCCAAGAAATTCTGGATGGTTTTGTAATAGG contains:
- a CDS encoding APC family permease gives rise to the protein MSNSIWRKKPLSAFEADVKNNQLKRVLGRWELTSLGIGAVIGGGIFVLTGIAANQFAGPALALSFVIAGIGCTFAALCYAEFASILPVEGSAYAYSYGTVGEFFAWFIGWNLILEYMMGATTVAVSWSGYLEKFLHLFNVHLPVWLVNDPVTAASKGYEGGFSCNLPAFLIAWVVTSVLVKGIKEASGANNIIVAIKTTAVIFVIVVGAFYVDPTNWTPFIPERVIDDAGQGHYGLQGVVTAASIIFFAYIGFDAVSTSAGEAKNPTKDVPFAIIASLVICTILYILVSLVLTGMVKFDQLDLKAPVAQAFADNGITWAVYIITIAALAGLTSVMLVMMYSQTRIFLGMAKDGLLPKSFFAAIHPTFKTPWKSTILVGFVVSCVAAFTPIDKVSELTSSGTLLAFAMICGAVWLLRVREPNIERPYKAPALPVIATLGILTNLYLMYNLRSDTIIAFFVWGALGVVIYFLYSRKTSNLNQE
- a CDS encoding porin family protein, yielding MKNFAFIRSNVAFIVGLIFLAVTTQAQVSIGARGGASLAKTTGNGGFVENFTGNLNYIVSGNGGVFLQVPISGGLSFRPEIAYTQSGAGISSNDLLDLVGVNLPLGGSLKQRLTYIQAPLLLQYEFGDAGNRVKPYVVAGPTFSYLADGKIVSRADLILFRTQPNRTSIGLGGFNRFEVGGAGGVGLSFDLGGAKLFIEGRYQRGFTRVYDTPIVQVPVHNQSFTALAGFSIPLGR
- a CDS encoding STN and carboxypeptidase regulatory-like domain-containing protein → MKICLQTIGFCLVTLFCFAQKSVLDKPVTVRVANERLEETLKLIGDKNGFSFSYNPSDFDVNRRVSLNASGKAVRQVLDEIFKGTATYKERRNHVILQKVTPTNEPPKEVFINGYIFDQETGERIAQASIYEKRTLVSAVSNSMGYYRLKLPAALPNPRLEVRKEKYLGTSMPINNQLSLDIGLIHTKIDGKTEPIRPQTLPSTTVARKDTFKVKVPVASMPVLVASADTNDVPAKKRELSLDKVQETFVDAFTTAKQAVHIKNVDDTLYRPFQVSFLPFIGTNHVLSGHVINALSFNVIAGYSLGVNALEFGGLANLVRWDVHGAQFSGFVNLVGRNVFGLQFSGFGNAVLRNFEGMQFSGFANLTGGHHSGIQVAGFANLTGRSFSNGLQTAGFASVTLGSLQGAQVSGFANVVLGNTRGMQLSGFGNVALRRLKGVQISPYFNYAGIHEKGLQLGLFNYADSSGAIPIGLFSYVRRNGYRRFEISSDELNYANLTFKTGVRGFYNIVTLGGSFGMADKPLYTFGYGIGSSVYFGRGWAGNLDLTANKIMEATNRFDSSNGMFYRLSLGLEKKLSRQLALFAAGTWTALTAEPGYIKADLSRLYQPLPVTTLRDGLDLTNWLGFQAGIRICNR
- a CDS encoding FecR domain-containing protein, coding for MSANEPISDDLLARYVAGTTTPDEQAQVKAWLAQSADHAQELARFERVWEASTQVGPPAMEVDVEAAWSKVNKRITAKNEQVEPKVLPLRKSSFAAWRVAASVLVVLGLGWLGYRWMTPIEKAEIAVVKTKKNTLEQTLPDGTKVFLNENSTLTAAADFNDETRTVTLKGEAYFDVKRDETRPFIINANGTEVRVLGTSFNVKAYDNHVRVAVTSGKVQFSTPKQKVVLVKDEAAATSEADTIVKLPALNFNEMAYRTRVFVFEKTNLSDVVASLREGYHADIRLSSRRLENCLLTARFEKESLDTTLSVIAETLNLRVVRRGNSILLDGSGCE
- a CDS encoding RNA polymerase sigma-70 factor; protein product: MSALSIVFDNSSQKETVRWPQNRTFATKRRESYYVQLSDTQILIAIREGDERVFEQVFRKYYGGLCTYGRSILRDEEESEEIVQNVFVGIWEKRAELEITQSLKSYLYRAVHNHCLNRIKHQKVRDEHQQYTLYSQEEAYESVSQTVYKNELESELAKAIGKLPEQCRVIFKLSRFEELRYQEIADQLGLSVKTVENQIGKALKILRTELADFLPVVAIVYWLTKNL
- a CDS encoding DUF4249 domain-containing protein, which translates into the protein MKKILLFIVIMTGLLVLEGCVVPFSPPEVSSANRFLVVDGFFNTNGIDSSSIMLTYTQVVSNKNTFGTELRARVTVEGNKGTTYTFTEIGKGLYRLPAQKVNPSEQFRVRIKTTTNKEYLSEYVEVKQTPPIDSITYKVASDRSSVQVLVNTHDPLNKTRYYRWRFEETWEYHAPLISVYEIKNKAIVDRTSLINVCWQTARPSNILLASTAKLSQDIISDFPVTTISAVSNKLRVRYSILVKQIGLTEDGFAYWNSLSKTTEKTGSLFDPQPSQVTGNIKNTSNPQELVFGHFSAVSPQEKRFFVPVSLGFPVFCPPSDTLSLADALKWTDIIVSQYYPEGARFPDYIVGTSECADCRTQGGTLVRPSFW